A single window of Flavobacterium aestivum DNA harbors:
- a CDS encoding helix-turn-helix domain-containing protein, whose amino-acid sequence MNTATKPKHIGRNISRIRELREMKQEALAIALGVSQQTISNMENSETIEDEKLLEVAKALGVNEEVLKNFSEEAVFNIIGNTVNNSDNGALFNYQPSFNPIEKLVEVFEEKGKLYERLLQAEKDKVEYLEKLLKK is encoded by the coding sequence ATGAACACAGCAACAAAACCAAAACACATAGGACGCAACATCAGCCGCATTAGAGAATTGCGTGAAATGAAACAGGAAGCATTAGCAATTGCTTTAGGCGTGAGTCAGCAAACTATTTCGAATATGGAAAACAGCGAAACTATTGAAGATGAAAAATTACTTGAAGTTGCAAAAGCACTTGGAGTAAATGAAGAGGTTCTCAAAAACTTTTCAGAAGAAGCTGTTTTTAACATTATTGGAAATACAGTTAACAACAGCGATAATGGTGCATTGTTTAATTATCAGCCAAGTTTTAATCCTATCGAAAAATTAGTTGAAGTTTTTGAAGAAAAAGGAAAGCTTTATGAACGTTTACTTCAAGCTGAAAAAGATAAAGTTGAATATTTAGAGAAACTATTGAAAAAATAG
- a CDS encoding DUF2797 domain-containing protein: protein MADLIPMETREYFEITKADLYEMHYPVLNYPKKVNSLSLDKTTHYKGKLTGIKGQYLIFEDGTVFNIRSFEGYVVRLEL, encoded by the coding sequence GTGGCTGATTTGATTCCGATGGAAACCCGCGAGTATTTTGAAATTACCAAAGCTGATTTGTATGAAATGCACTATCCCGTTTTGAATTACCCTAAAAAAGTAAACAGTTTGAGTCTGGATAAAACAACTCATTATAAAGGGAAACTAACGGGAATAAAAGGGCAATACCTCATTTTTGAAGATGGAACTGTTTTCAATATCCGAAGTTTCGAGGGATATGTAGTTCGATTGGAACTCTAA
- a CDS encoding AsmA-like C-terminal region-containing protein → MPKKILKIVGIVLIVLVASLFAIPYFFKDQIKAKITEAINEKVDAKVSFSDADLSLFKNFPKATVTLDKLLIINKAPFEGDTLVSLGELNLNMSIKELFKDKGEAMQIEGITSKNGFINIIFNKDGIGNFDIALKENKPEEEGKKSPMLLKIQKYQVENFKFQYFDEASQVRMIIDSLNHEGKGDFNASKLDLDTKSTAKISLDMGKINYMKNVSLSLDAILGIDLDKSKYTFKENKALINQLPLEFDGFIQMVDAGQVYDLKFKTPTSSFKNFLGLIPAVYSSSLEGVKTTGDFTVKGFAKGMLTDTTIPKFNIAIASNNGSFQYPNLPKSVQSIVIDTKIVNETGIMNDTYVNLDKLSFKIDQDIFNAKANIRNISTNALVDAALKGTINLANLSKAYPIKLDKPLTGILKADVTTKFDMASVEKSQYQNINNAGTIGLTGFNYADANGKNMIISSALVQFNPSQVHLKQFNAKTGKSDLSVTGVLDNFYGFMFRKQELKGNFNMTSNQLAVDDFMTNSSAPAGKAEATTAKAKKSEPLKIPAFLNCSLTAKANTVLYDNLTLKDVSGKMIIKDEKVTLENVKTSIFGGTIGASGSVSTKAKTPVFDMNLNLNQVDIQQSFTQLDMLKKIAPIAGVVNGKINTNIKLNGNLNATEMTPDLKTLSGDLIGQLLSTTVSPNSSTMLKALSSNLKFIDLNKVNLNDIKAALTFENGKVNVKPFEIKYQDIKAVVGGTHGFDQNMDYNIKFNVPAKYLGKEANAYISKMSPSDAAKFENIPVTALMTGTFSNPKISSDIKTVLTNLTMQLAKQQSDKLVKKGTSELDKLLNSGKKTDADTTKTNAQKEDIKKKAGDLLNGLFKKKTTP, encoded by the coding sequence ATGCCTAAGAAAATTTTAAAAATCGTTGGAATCGTATTAATAGTACTCGTTGCTTCCTTATTCGCCATTCCGTATTTCTTTAAAGATCAAATAAAAGCCAAAATTACCGAAGCAATCAACGAAAAAGTAGACGCCAAAGTTTCCTTTTCGGATGCCGATCTAAGTTTATTCAAAAATTTCCCTAAAGCAACAGTAACACTAGATAAATTATTGATTATCAACAAAGCTCCTTTTGAAGGAGACACTTTGGTTTCTTTGGGCGAATTGAACTTAAACATGTCTATCAAAGAATTATTTAAAGATAAAGGAGAAGCCATGCAAATTGAAGGAATCACTTCAAAAAACGGTTTTATCAATATTATTTTTAATAAAGATGGAATAGGAAATTTTGACATTGCCTTAAAAGAAAACAAACCTGAAGAGGAAGGAAAAAAAAGCCCAATGCTATTGAAAATCCAGAAATATCAAGTTGAGAATTTCAAGTTTCAATATTTTGACGAAGCCTCACAAGTAAGAATGATTATTGACAGCTTAAACCATGAAGGTAAAGGTGATTTCAATGCATCAAAATTAGATTTAGACACCAAATCGACAGCTAAAATATCGCTTGATATGGGCAAGATCAATTATATGAAGAATGTTTCATTATCATTGGATGCCATTTTGGGAATTGATTTAGACAAAAGCAAATACACTTTTAAAGAGAATAAAGCATTGATCAATCAATTACCGTTAGAATTTGATGGTTTTATTCAAATGGTAGATGCAGGACAAGTGTATGATTTGAAATTCAAAACACCAACTTCCTCATTCAAAAACTTTTTAGGTTTAATTCCTGCTGTTTACTCTTCGAGTTTGGAGGGCGTAAAAACTACCGGAGACTTTACAGTTAAAGGTTTTGCCAAAGGTATGCTTACAGATACCACTATTCCTAAATTCAACATTGCAATAGCTTCCAATAACGGTTCTTTCCAATATCCGAACTTACCAAAATCAGTTCAAAGTATTGTAATCGATACTAAAATTGTAAACGAAACAGGTATAATGAATGACACTTATGTCAATCTGGACAAACTCTCTTTCAAAATAGACCAAGACATTTTTAATGCCAAAGCTAACATAAGAAACATAAGCACTAATGCATTAGTTGATGCTGCCCTAAAAGGAACTATCAATTTAGCCAACCTTTCTAAAGCGTATCCTATAAAACTAGACAAACCACTTACCGGAATTTTGAAAGCGGATGTGACAACCAAATTTGACATGGCCTCTGTAGAAAAAAGTCAGTACCAAAACATCAATAATGCCGGAACTATTGGTTTAACAGGATTTAATTATGCTGATGCCAATGGAAAAAACATGATTATTAGCTCAGCTTTGGTTCAATTCAACCCTAGCCAAGTGCATTTGAAACAATTCAATGCTAAAACCGGGAAAAGTGATCTTAGCGTAACTGGGGTTTTAGATAATTTTTATGGCTTTATGTTTAGAAAACAAGAGCTAAAAGGAAATTTCAATATGACTTCTAATCAATTGGCAGTTGATGATTTTATGACTAACAGTTCTGCTCCTGCCGGAAAAGCCGAAGCCACTACTGCGAAAGCTAAGAAATCAGAACCTTTGAAGATTCCCGCTTTCCTAAATTGTTCGCTTACCGCAAAAGCCAATACGGTTTTGTATGATAACTTAACACTGAAAGATGTTTCAGGGAAAATGATTATCAAAGACGAGAAAGTAACTTTAGAAAATGTAAAAACATCTATTTTTGGAGGAACTATTGGTGCTAGTGGATCTGTTTCTACCAAAGCTAAAACACCGGTATTTGATATGAATTTAAACCTAAACCAAGTTGACATTCAACAAAGTTTCACTCAATTGGATATGTTGAAAAAAATAGCTCCAATTGCCGGTGTTGTCAATGGAAAAATCAATACCAACATCAAATTGAATGGAAACCTGAATGCTACAGAAATGACTCCTGATTTAAAAACTCTTTCGGGTGATTTGATTGGACAATTGCTTTCTACTACCGTAAGTCCTAATAGCTCGACGATGCTAAAAGCATTGAGCTCAAATTTGAAATTTATTGATTTGAATAAAGTAAATCTTAATGATATCAAAGCAGCTCTTACTTTTGAAAATGGTAAAGTAAATGTAAAACCATTCGAGATAAAATACCAAGATATCAAAGCTGTTGTAGGTGGTACTCATGGTTTTGACCAAAATATGGATTACAACATCAAGTTTAATGTCCCAGCCAAATACTTAGGTAAGGAAGCCAACGCTTACATATCGAAAATGTCACCGAGTGATGCTGCTAAATTCGAGAATATTCCAGTAACAGCATTAATGACAGGAACGTTTAGTAATCCTAAAATTTCATCGGATATTAAAACGGTGTTGACTAACCTCACAATGCAATTGGCCAAACAGCAATCCGATAAACTAGTCAAAAAAGGAACTTCGGAATTGGATAAATTGCTGAATAGTGGTAAGAAAACTGATGCCGACACCACTAAAACCAATGCTCAGAAAGAAGATATTAAAAAGAAAGCTGGTGATTTACTCAACGGACTGTTTAAAAAGAAAACAACTCCATAA
- the sppA gene encoding signal peptide peptidase SppA, with protein sequence MRFLGNVMATIIGIFVFFMLLFFGIVLLGAIFGEESEGVTVKSNSVIELNLKDICYDYAGKYKDPWMEVFSEKKSIGFIDIINAIEKAKTDSDIKGISILNEDSSLGLAQSKELRDALESFKKSGKFVMAYSNDFSQRDYYLNSVANTIYLNPAGDLDFKGLSTEVMFFKDLQEKSGIKMEVIRHGKYKSAVEPFLENKMSDANREQTTALLNSVWNSVLTDISASRHISIDRLNEIATGLLARTPEMAKENKLIDIIAYEDVYHDAIKKALKVEKDEDYNKVSISDYAQKIATTSINTSTDNQIAVIYAQGEIASGEGDVNTIGEGSMRRSFQEARKDKNIKAIVLRVDSPGGNALTSDLIWREIELTKKVKPVVVSMGNYAASGGYYIACNANTIFAEKNTITGSIGVFGVLPNFSQLSTKIGINTEQVMTNENANYSPFVPLSQKFKGVTLESIERVYKTFVSHVAEGRKLTVAQVDSIAQGRVWTGTEAKRIGLVDKIGNLNDALKEAAALAKIKDYSTQNFPEYEKNFSDLFAKLPFAKSKEALIKEELGEENYFVLQQIKKVQLQRGIQARMPFEISIQ encoded by the coding sequence ATGAGATTTTTAGGAAATGTGATGGCTACCATTATTGGTATTTTTGTTTTTTTCATGTTGCTTTTCTTTGGAATTGTTCTTTTAGGAGCCATTTTTGGGGAAGAGTCTGAAGGAGTAACTGTTAAAAGCAATTCGGTTATTGAATTAAATCTGAAAGATATTTGTTATGACTATGCCGGAAAATACAAAGATCCTTGGATGGAAGTTTTTTCTGAAAAGAAAAGCATTGGTTTTATAGATATCATTAATGCCATCGAAAAAGCAAAAACAGATAGTGACATCAAAGGAATATCTATCTTGAACGAAGATTCTTCGTTAGGATTAGCACAAAGCAAGGAACTTAGGGATGCATTGGAGAGTTTTAAAAAATCTGGAAAGTTTGTTATGGCCTACTCCAATGATTTTTCACAAAGAGATTATTATCTAAACTCTGTTGCCAATACTATCTACTTAAACCCTGCTGGTGATCTTGATTTTAAAGGTTTATCTACCGAAGTAATGTTCTTTAAAGACTTACAGGAAAAATCAGGAATAAAAATGGAGGTTATTCGACACGGAAAATACAAAAGTGCCGTTGAACCTTTTCTTGAGAACAAAATGAGTGACGCCAACAGAGAGCAAACAACTGCTTTACTTAACTCTGTTTGGAATTCAGTTCTTACTGATATTTCAGCAAGTCGTCATATATCAATAGACCGTTTAAATGAAATCGCAACTGGCTTGTTAGCCCGTACTCCAGAAATGGCCAAAGAGAATAAACTTATTGACATTATTGCCTATGAGGATGTATATCATGACGCTATCAAAAAAGCACTGAAAGTAGAAAAAGATGAAGATTACAACAAAGTATCGATATCTGATTACGCACAAAAAATAGCAACTACCTCAATAAATACAAGTACTGACAACCAAATTGCGGTAATTTATGCCCAAGGGGAAATAGCAAGCGGAGAAGGTGATGTTAACACAATTGGAGAAGGTTCTATGCGTCGTTCTTTTCAAGAAGCCAGAAAAGACAAAAACATAAAAGCAATTGTACTTCGCGTGGATAGTCCAGGTGGAAATGCCTTGACATCTGACTTAATTTGGAGAGAAATTGAGTTAACCAAGAAAGTAAAACCAGTTGTAGTATCTATGGGGAATTATGCAGCCTCTGGAGGATATTATATCGCATGTAATGCCAATACCATTTTTGCAGAAAAAAACACTATAACAGGTTCTATTGGGGTTTTTGGAGTATTACCAAACTTTAGCCAGTTATCTACCAAAATAGGAATAAACACTGAACAAGTGATGACAAATGAAAATGCTAATTACAGTCCGTTTGTACCTTTGAGTCAAAAGTTTAAAGGAGTAACTCTAGAAAGCATCGAAAGAGTATATAAAACATTTGTAAGTCACGTTGCCGAAGGACGAAAATTGACAGTTGCACAAGTAGATTCTATTGCACAAGGTCGTGTTTGGACTGGTACCGAAGCCAAAAGAATTGGACTGGTAGATAAAATAGGAAATCTAAACGATGCCTTAAAAGAAGCAGCAGCTTTAGCCAAAATCAAAGACTACTCTACCCAAAACTTCCCTGAGTACGAGAAAAACTTCAGTGATTTATTTGCCAAGCTTCCTTTTGCTAAATCCAAAGAAGCTTTAATCAAAGAAGAATTAGGTGAAGAAAACTATTTTGTTTTACAACAAATAAAGAAAGTACAACTTCAAAGAGGAATTCAGGCTAGAATGCCTTTTGAAATCTCAATTCAGTAA
- the folK gene encoding 2-amino-4-hydroxy-6-hydroxymethyldihydropteridine diphosphokinase, whose amino-acid sequence MNSQHQVVLSLGSNQGNRLANIEQCIEFIHQEIGTIIKVSKLYETPSWGFESEAFYNCALVLHTSQTPQQILEEVLIVEKKLGRIRSENAGYQSRIIDIDVVAFDDKVVNIEHLQIPHPLMQNRKFVLLPFQDLNLDWEHPILKKSISQLIETTSDDSVCKVVQELKSPLDKIQLNQYNYIAIEGNIGAGKSTLALKMAQDFNAKTVLERFADNPFLPKFYEDQNRYAFSLEMSFLADRYQQLSDDLSQFDLFKDFIIADYHIFKSLLFSKITLGDDEFRLYRTLFDIIYKEMPKPDLYIYLYQNTERLLQNIKNRGRVYEQDITAEYLEKINKGYLEYIKTQTNLNVLVIDVSDRDFVNKQEDYLFVLNSIQEKSN is encoded by the coding sequence ATGAATTCACAACATCAAGTCGTTTTATCTCTAGGAAGCAATCAAGGCAATCGATTAGCAAACATCGAACAATGCATTGAATTTATCCATCAGGAAATAGGTACCATTATAAAAGTTTCCAAGCTATACGAAACACCTTCTTGGGGTTTTGAAAGCGAGGCATTTTACAATTGTGCATTAGTTTTACATACTTCTCAAACTCCTCAGCAAATCCTTGAAGAGGTGTTGATTGTAGAAAAAAAACTAGGACGCATCCGAAGCGAAAATGCAGGCTATCAATCTAGGATTATTGATATTGATGTGGTAGCTTTTGATGATAAAGTTGTCAATATTGAACATCTTCAAATTCCGCATCCATTAATGCAAAACAGAAAATTTGTTTTGTTGCCTTTTCAGGATTTGAATTTAGATTGGGAACACCCCATTTTAAAAAAATCTATCTCACAGTTGATTGAAACTACATCTGATGATAGTGTTTGTAAAGTGGTGCAGGAATTAAAAAGCCCTTTAGATAAAATACAATTAAATCAATACAACTATATAGCCATTGAGGGTAATATTGGTGCTGGAAAATCGACTTTGGCACTAAAAATGGCTCAAGATTTTAATGCCAAAACGGTACTGGAACGGTTTGCGGATAACCCGTTTTTGCCTAAATTTTATGAAGATCAAAATCGATATGCCTTTTCCTTGGAAATGTCCTTTCTGGCAGATCGGTATCAGCAATTGTCAGATGATTTATCTCAGTTTGACTTGTTTAAAGATTTTATAATTGCGGACTATCATATTTTTAAATCGCTATTGTTTTCTAAAATTACCTTGGGTGACGATGAGTTTCGATTGTACCGTACACTGTTTGATATCATTTATAAAGAAATGCCAAAACCTGATTTGTATATTTATCTCTATCAAAACACGGAGAGATTGTTACAAAATATAAAAAACAGAGGAAGGGTTTATGAGCAAGATATCACAGCAGAATATTTAGAAAAAATCAATAAAGGGTATTTAGAATATATCAAAACCCAAACCAATTTGAATGTTTTGGTGATAGATGTCTCAGATCGTGATTTTGTAAATAAACAAGAAGATTATCTTTTTGTTCTAAATTCTATACAGGAGAAAAGTAATTAG
- a CDS encoding RNA methyltransferase — protein sequence MRKLENSELERKSIADFKKSEKTPLILVLDDIRSLHNIGSVFRTADAFLIEKIILCGITATPPNKEIHKTALGATETVAWEHHENVLEVITNLKKENITTLAIEQVESSIFLQDFKVDKNQKYALIFGNEVYGVAQEAVALCDGCIEIPQLGTKHSLNISVSAGIVVWDLFKQFRH from the coding sequence ATGAGAAAACTAGAAAACAGCGAACTAGAAAGAAAATCAATTGCCGATTTTAAAAAATCAGAAAAAACCCCTCTGATTTTGGTTTTGGATGATATTCGCAGTTTACACAACATAGGATCTGTATTTAGAACAGCCGATGCTTTTTTGATAGAAAAAATAATTTTGTGTGGTATTACTGCAACTCCGCCAAACAAAGAGATTCACAAAACAGCACTTGGTGCAACCGAAACCGTAGCCTGGGAACATCACGAAAATGTTTTGGAAGTTATTACTAATCTAAAGAAAGAAAACATCACTACACTTGCCATCGAACAAGTAGAAAGTTCTATTTTTCTTCAAGACTTCAAAGTAGACAAAAATCAGAAATACGCTTTAATCTTCGGGAACGAAGTATATGGAGTAGCTCAGGAAGCTGTAGCTCTGTGCGATGGTTGCATAGAAATCCCTCAGTTAGGAACCAAACATTCCTTGAACATTTCTGTAAGTGCCGGGATTGTAGTTTGGGATTTATTCAAACAATTTAGGCATTAA
- a CDS encoding DUF1573 domain-containing protein: MKKIFLLALLTVLGTTISNAQETSKKSKKAKTTTTAAPALPKVDGAGMVFENETIDYGTVAHNADGNRQFVFTNNGNKPLIITNTQGSCGCTVPTTPKEPIAPGAKGVIGVKYATDRVGPFTKTVTVTSNAAGQPSKTLTIKGNVLPDAAPAATKS, encoded by the coding sequence ATGAAAAAAATATTCTTATTAGCATTGCTAACTGTTTTAGGAACTACGATTTCTAACGCTCAAGAAACTTCAAAAAAGAGCAAAAAAGCAAAAACTACTACAACTGCTGCTCCTGCTTTACCAAAAGTTGACGGTGCCGGAATGGTTTTTGAAAATGAAACTATTGACTACGGAACTGTAGCTCACAATGCAGATGGTAACCGTCAGTTTGTATTTACTAACAACGGAAACAAACCGTTAATCATTACAAACACACAAGGATCTTGTGGATGTACTGTACCTACTACACCAAAAGAACCTATTGCTCCAGGAGCAAAAGGAGTTATTGGAGTAAAATATGCAACTGACAGAGTTGGTCCATTTACAAAAACAGTTACTGTAACATCTAACGCTGCAGGACAGCCATCTAAAACACTAACTATTAAAGGAAATGTTTTACCAGATGCTGCACCAGCTGCTACAAAAAGCTAA
- the mutS gene encoding DNA mismatch repair protein MutS: protein MATKEKIAKETPLMKQYNEIKRKYPDACLLFRVGDFYETFGEDAVRASKILGITLTKRGAGSETETALAGFPHHSINTYLPKLVKAGLRVAICDQLEDPKMTKTIVKRGVTELVTPGVSMNDEVLQSKTNNFLAAIYFANKTIGVSFLDVSTGEFLTAQGNAEYIDKLLQNFNPSEVLVPKNNKNDFKEAFGEDFHNFYLEDWIFKEDYAFETLTKHFQTVSLKGFGVEELKEGIIASGAILYYLSETQHNKVQHITAIQRIAEDAYVWMDRFTIRNLELYHSYNPNAVTLLDVIDKTLSPMGGRLLKRWLALPLKDSNKIKGRHQVVSYLNENQDILKNIQGQIKQISDLERLISKIATGKVSPREVVYLKESLDAIIPIKTLALESPQEAVKVIGDSLHSCDLLREKIKTTLNQDAPVAVAKGNAIAQGVNAELDDLRAISTSGKQFLEGIERRESERTGISSLKISFNNVFGYYIEVRNTHKDKVPEEWIRKQTLVSAERYITEELKEYETKILGAEEKIQKIENDLFEQLVSWIATYIKPVQMNANLVAQLDCLCSFTQLAIENKYVCPEIDETFELEIKEGRHPVIEKQLPVGVPYITNDVFLDRQAQQLIMITGPNMSGKSAILRQTALIVLLAQMGSFVPAESVRMGIVDKIFTRVGASDNISMGESTFMVEMNETASILNNISDRSLVLLDEIGRGTSTYDGISIAWAIAEFLHEHPSQPKTLFATHYHELNEMTETMPRIQNYNVSVKELKDTVLFIRKLVKGGSAHSFGIHVAKMAGMPQLVVSKAQKMLKKLEKNHSSDVLNGIKSEKEEMQMSFFNLDDPLLEEIKEEIVSLDINAITPVEALMKLNEIKRMLSRK, encoded by the coding sequence TTGGCCACAAAAGAGAAGATAGCTAAGGAGACTCCATTAATGAAACAATACAACGAGATCAAAAGGAAATATCCTGATGCTTGTTTGTTATTTCGTGTTGGGGATTTTTATGAAACTTTCGGAGAAGATGCCGTTCGGGCTTCAAAAATTCTAGGAATTACATTAACTAAAAGAGGAGCTGGTTCCGAAACTGAGACCGCTTTGGCTGGTTTTCCACATCATTCTATTAATACTTATTTGCCTAAATTGGTTAAAGCAGGACTTCGTGTTGCGATTTGTGATCAATTAGAAGATCCAAAAATGACCAAAACGATTGTCAAACGTGGGGTGACTGAGTTGGTTACGCCTGGTGTTTCTATGAATGACGAAGTTTTGCAATCTAAGACCAATAACTTTCTAGCTGCAATTTATTTTGCCAATAAAACGATTGGGGTTTCCTTTTTGGATGTTTCTACTGGTGAGTTTCTTACCGCACAAGGAAATGCGGAGTATATAGATAAGCTACTTCAAAATTTCAATCCAAGTGAAGTTTTGGTTCCAAAAAACAATAAAAATGATTTTAAGGAAGCTTTTGGAGAGGATTTTCATAATTTCTATTTAGAAGATTGGATTTTTAAAGAAGATTATGCTTTTGAAACACTGACTAAGCATTTTCAAACTGTTTCTCTAAAAGGTTTTGGGGTTGAAGAATTAAAAGAAGGTATTATCGCTTCGGGCGCGATTCTTTATTATTTATCCGAAACACAGCACAATAAAGTACAGCACATCACGGCGATTCAGCGAATTGCTGAAGATGCTTATGTTTGGATGGATCGATTCACGATTCGTAATCTGGAATTATATCACAGTTACAATCCTAATGCTGTTACATTGCTTGATGTAATTGATAAAACGCTTTCGCCAATGGGAGGGCGTTTGTTGAAACGTTGGTTGGCTTTACCATTAAAAGATAGTAATAAAATAAAAGGTCGTCATCAAGTAGTTTCTTATTTGAATGAAAATCAGGATATTTTAAAAAATATACAGGGTCAAATCAAACAGATTTCGGATCTGGAGCGTTTGATTTCTAAGATTGCCACTGGTAAAGTTTCACCTCGTGAAGTGGTTTATCTGAAAGAGTCTTTAGATGCTATTATCCCAATTAAAACATTGGCATTAGAGAGTCCTCAAGAAGCGGTAAAAGTAATCGGGGATAGTTTGCATAGCTGTGATTTATTGCGCGAAAAGATAAAAACGACCTTGAATCAAGATGCTCCGGTGGCTGTTGCCAAAGGGAATGCTATTGCTCAAGGAGTAAATGCTGAATTGGATGATTTGCGAGCCATATCTACATCAGGAAAACAATTTTTGGAAGGGATTGAGAGAAGAGAGTCGGAACGAACTGGAATTTCATCTTTGAAAATATCGTTCAATAATGTTTTTGGGTATTATATAGAAGTTAGAAATACTCATAAAGATAAAGTTCCTGAAGAATGGATTAGAAAGCAAACTCTGGTAAGTGCAGAGCGTTATATTACCGAAGAGTTAAAAGAATATGAAACTAAAATTCTGGGAGCTGAAGAGAAGATTCAAAAAATCGAAAATGATTTATTTGAGCAATTAGTAAGTTGGATAGCTACTTATATCAAACCAGTTCAGATGAATGCTAATTTGGTAGCGCAATTAGACTGTTTGTGTTCTTTTACCCAATTAGCAATCGAAAACAAATACGTTTGTCCGGAAATTGACGAAACATTCGAACTTGAAATAAAAGAAGGAAGACATCCTGTAATTGAAAAACAATTGCCAGTAGGCGTGCCGTATATTACTAATGATGTTTTCTTAGATAGACAAGCGCAACAATTGATTATGATTACTGGACCTAACATGTCTGGAAAGTCGGCAATATTGCGTCAAACAGCTTTGATTGTGTTGCTGGCACAGATGGGAAGTTTTGTTCCTGCAGAAAGCGTTAGAATGGGAATTGTAGATAAAATATTCACCAGAGTTGGAGCTTCGGATAATATTTCGATGGGAGAATCTACTTTTATGGTCGAAATGAATGAAACGGCCTCTATTTTGAATAATATTTCGGATCGAAGCTTGGTTCTGTTAGACGAGATAGGTAGAGGAACCAGTACCTATGACGGGATTTCTATAGCTTGGGCTATTGCTGAGTTTTTGCATGAACATCCGTCTCAGCCTAAGACATTGTTTGCAACGCATTATCATGAACTGAATGAGATGACTGAAACTATGCCTCGAATTCAGAATTACAATGTGTCTGTAAAAGAATTAAAGGACACGGTGCTTTTTATTCGAAAATTAGTAAAAGGAGGAAGTGCACATAGTTTTGGTATTCATGTGGCTAAAATGGCGGGAATGCCTCAGTTGGTTGTTTCAAAGGCACAAAAGATGCTGAAGAAGTTAGAGAAAAATCATTCGAGTGATGTCTTAAATGGAATAAAGTCTGAAAAAGAAGAAATGCAGATGAGTTTCTTTAATCTGGATGATCCTTTGTTGGAAGAGATCAAAGAGGAGATCGTTAGCTTAGATATTAATGCGATAACGCCAGTTGAAGCATTGATGAAGCTCAATGAAATTAAAAGGATGTTATCTAGGAAATAA
- a CDS encoding DUF1508 domain-containing protein, whose translation MGAFVISKRFDGQYKFVFTSRKGKVIFTSLSYELKFECEEGVEYFKNNIDLAAFYKYKSAGGKYFFKLFLDGAPFAISRKYTTELRVQKGIDEIVKYAALSEILDFSSNDLIFLD comes from the coding sequence ATGGGTGCTTTTGTGATAAGTAAAAGATTTGATGGTCAGTATAAATTTGTTTTTACTTCGAGAAAAGGGAAAGTGATTTTTACAAGTTTGAGTTATGAATTGAAATTTGAATGCGAAGAAGGGGTGGAGTATTTTAAAAACAATATAGATCTTGCGGCTTTTTATAAATACAAATCGGCTGGAGGTAAATATTTTTTTAAGCTGTTTTTGGATGGGGCTCCATTTGCGATCAGTAGAAAGTATACTACGGAATTGAGGGTTCAGAAAGGGATTGATGAAATTGTAAAATATGCGGCATTGTCTGAGATATTGGATTTCTCAAGTAATGATTTGATTTTTTTGGATTGA